A stretch of the Gemmatirosa kalamazoonensis genome encodes the following:
- a CDS encoding carbohydrate binding family 9 domain-containing protein: MSLSVASLLRMLLLAAPALDPALGGPVFDGRSGATAVSAPRLATSIIVDGRLDEPAWARAAVLGGFSQYAPVDGVPAVDSTTVRVWYSPTAIHFGVVAYEAHGAPHATLAQRDHIAQDDYVEIYLGTFHDGRHALVFGVNPLGAQADGILTETGNIATSGVTSAAATRETPDLSPDFVFESKGHVTPWGYEVEVRIPFKSLKYQPADPQRWTLEIVRHVQHSGAEDTWTPTRRGAASFLAQAGTLEGLTGLHRGLVLDATPEWTVRTTGAPDPAGDWRYGRAASSLGGSARWGATNDLTLDATVRPDFSQVESDEGQLVTDPRFALFFPEKRPFFLDGIEQMEVPNGLIYTRRLVQPQGALKLIGRVAGADVAALSAVDDRAASLDGAHPIANVLRVRRSLPNGVQLGAAYTDRVDGARSNRVADVDARARFGGVYAAQLQLAASRTGGDGAVRTGPLWDARLSRNGQRFGFRYELTAIDPDFDAQLGFIQRPAIAHLLVEHRVTRVNATTDVVQRITGDVTLDGTWKYDRFVSGRDALEKKLHLNVNGVLRGGWQASATAFIERFGFDPDLYAGYHVIVPNGSARDTVPFGPRPAIPNLDWALSLATPQFHHVSASAFYVWGHDENFFEWASGAIGFALANVTWRPTDQLRVSGQYQGQWYYRRPAGDLVARDHIPRVRVEYQLTRAVFVRVVSEYRAQQQTALRDDTRGGAPIVLRDPVTGRFAAPAPFRRSSLRAEGLFSYQPVPGTVVFLGYGGTSARSDALALDGLRRESDALFLKASWLFRR; encoded by the coding sequence ATGAGCCTCTCCGTCGCCTCGCTTCTCCGGATGCTGCTGCTCGCCGCGCCCGCGCTCGACCCTGCGCTCGGCGGCCCGGTGTTCGACGGCCGCAGCGGCGCCACGGCGGTGAGCGCGCCGCGCCTCGCCACGTCGATCATCGTCGACGGGCGGCTCGACGAGCCGGCGTGGGCGCGCGCCGCGGTGCTCGGCGGCTTCTCGCAGTACGCGCCGGTCGACGGCGTGCCGGCCGTCGACTCCACCACGGTGCGCGTGTGGTACTCGCCGACCGCGATCCACTTCGGCGTCGTCGCCTACGAGGCGCACGGCGCGCCCCACGCCACGCTCGCCCAGCGCGATCACATCGCGCAGGACGACTACGTCGAGATCTACCTCGGCACGTTCCACGACGGACGCCACGCGCTCGTGTTCGGCGTCAATCCGTTAGGCGCGCAGGCCGACGGCATCCTCACCGAGACGGGAAACATCGCCACGAGCGGCGTCACCTCGGCGGCGGCGACGCGTGAGACGCCCGACCTCTCCCCCGACTTCGTGTTCGAGTCGAAGGGGCACGTCACGCCGTGGGGCTACGAGGTGGAGGTGCGCATCCCGTTCAAGAGCCTCAAGTACCAGCCCGCCGACCCGCAGCGGTGGACGCTCGAGATCGTGCGCCACGTGCAGCACAGCGGAGCCGAGGACACGTGGACGCCGACGCGGCGCGGCGCGGCGTCGTTCCTCGCGCAGGCGGGGACGCTCGAGGGGCTCACGGGACTGCACCGCGGCCTCGTGCTCGACGCGACGCCGGAATGGACGGTGCGCACCACCGGCGCGCCCGACCCGGCCGGCGACTGGCGCTACGGGCGCGCCGCGAGCTCGCTCGGCGGCAGCGCGCGCTGGGGCGCGACGAACGACCTCACGCTCGACGCGACCGTGCGTCCCGACTTCTCGCAGGTGGAGTCCGACGAGGGACAGCTCGTCACCGACCCACGCTTCGCGCTGTTCTTCCCCGAGAAGCGTCCGTTCTTCCTCGACGGCATCGAGCAGATGGAGGTGCCCAACGGGTTGATCTACACGCGTCGTCTCGTGCAGCCGCAGGGCGCGCTCAAGCTCATCGGCCGCGTCGCCGGCGCCGACGTCGCCGCCCTCTCCGCCGTCGACGACCGCGCGGCGTCGCTCGACGGCGCGCACCCGATCGCGAACGTGCTGCGCGTGCGCCGCTCGCTCCCGAACGGCGTGCAGCTCGGCGCCGCCTACACCGATCGCGTGGACGGCGCGCGGAGCAACCGCGTGGCCGACGTCGACGCGCGGGCGCGCTTCGGCGGCGTGTACGCGGCGCAGCTCCAGCTCGCGGCCAGCCGCACCGGCGGCGACGGCGCGGTGCGTACCGGGCCGCTCTGGGATGCGCGGCTGTCGCGCAACGGCCAGCGCTTCGGCTTCCGCTACGAGCTCACGGCGATCGACCCCGACTTCGACGCGCAGCTCGGCTTCATCCAGCGGCCGGCGATCGCGCACCTGCTCGTCGAGCACCGCGTCACGCGGGTGAACGCCACGACCGACGTCGTGCAGCGCATCACCGGCGACGTCACGCTCGACGGCACGTGGAAGTACGACCGCTTCGTGTCCGGCCGCGACGCGCTGGAGAAGAAGCTGCACCTCAACGTGAACGGCGTGCTGCGCGGCGGCTGGCAGGCCAGCGCGACGGCGTTCATCGAGCGGTTCGGCTTCGATCCGGACCTGTACGCGGGCTACCACGTCATCGTGCCTAACGGATCGGCGCGCGACACGGTCCCGTTCGGGCCGCGCCCCGCCATCCCGAACCTCGACTGGGCGCTCTCCCTCGCCACCCCGCAGTTCCACCACGTCTCGGCGAGCGCGTTCTACGTCTGGGGGCACGACGAGAACTTCTTCGAGTGGGCGAGCGGCGCCATTGGCTTCGCGCTCGCGAACGTGACGTGGCGCCCGACGGACCAGCTCCGCGTGTCGGGGCAGTATCAGGGACAGTGGTACTACCGCCGTCCGGCGGGCGACCTCGTGGCGCGCGACCACATCCCGCGCGTGCGCGTCGAGTACCAGCTCACCCGCGCGGTGTTCGTGCGCGTCGTGAGCGAGTACCGCGCGCAGCAGCAGACCGCGCTCCGCGACGACACCCGCGGCGGCGCCCCGATCGTGCTGCGCGATCCCGTCACGGGACGCTTCGCCGCGCCGGCGCCGTTCCGTCGCAGCTCGCTGCGCGCCGAGGGGCTGTTCTCGTACCAGCCCGTCCCCGGCACGGTCGTGTTCCTCGGCTACGGCGGCACGTCGGCGCGGTCGGATGCGCTCGCGCTCGACGGGTTGCGGCGGGAGAGCGACGCGCTGTTCCTGAAGGCGAGCTGGCTGTTCCGGAGATGA
- a CDS encoding gamma-glutamylcyclotransferase family protein, with protein sequence MDGIPFLASTPAVHRVRGEVYAVDAETLAEIDRLEGHPRWYERRPITVVLEEAARAARKAAGPAFADAPATLACETYFNDRPTGALSPNGDYGTELRRLARARSRR encoded by the coding sequence GTGGACGGGATCCCGTTCCTCGCGTCGACGCCGGCCGTGCACCGCGTGCGCGGCGAGGTGTACGCGGTCGACGCCGAGACGCTCGCCGAGATCGATCGGCTCGAGGGGCATCCGCGGTGGTACGAGCGGCGCCCGATCACCGTGGTGCTCGAGGAGGCGGCGCGCGCGGCGCGAAAGGCCGCCGGCCCCGCGTTCGCCGACGCGCCCGCGACGCTCGCCTGCGAGACGTACTTCAACGACCGGCCGACGGGGGCGCTGTCGCCTAACGGCGATTACGGCACGGAGCTGCGGCGGCTGGCGCGGGCCCGAAGTCGCCGTTAG
- a CDS encoding HPP family protein, producing MTIDRPDRDAESRPRPPRDSLEPGAPRERALRRRLPLSGELALAALPTATVLVVLALVERVTTQRLLFASLASSAFLIYLDPEHGMNSVRALTLSQAVAALVGWLCFATLGPGYVAAGGAMVVTITLMIVLDVVHPPAVATAMSFALRAGDASNLGLFTLALGITAALVLLQRAAAWALTRLGPRADR from the coding sequence GTGACGATCGATCGACCGGACCGGGACGCTGAGTCGCGACCGCGGCCGCCGCGCGACAGCCTGGAGCCCGGGGCGCCGCGCGAGCGTGCGCTGCGCCGCCGGCTGCCGCTCTCCGGGGAGCTGGCGCTCGCCGCGCTGCCGACGGCGACGGTGCTCGTCGTGCTCGCGCTCGTCGAGCGCGTCACGACGCAGCGGCTGCTGTTCGCGTCGCTCGCGTCGAGCGCGTTCCTCATCTACCTCGATCCCGAGCACGGGATGAACAGCGTCCGCGCGCTCACGCTCTCGCAGGCGGTCGCCGCGCTGGTGGGGTGGCTGTGCTTCGCGACGCTGGGGCCCGGCTATGTGGCGGCCGGCGGCGCGATGGTCGTGACGATCACGCTCATGATCGTGCTCGACGTGGTGCACCCGCCGGCGGTGGCGACGGCGATGAGCTTCGCGCTGCGCGCCGGCGACGCGTCGAACCTGGGGCTGTTCACGCTGGCGCTCGGGATCACGGCGGCGCTGGTGCTGCTGCAGCGCGCCGCGGCGTGGGCGCTGACGCGGCTCGGGCCGCGGGCGGATCGTTAG
- a CDS encoding alpha-amylase family protein codes for MLGPGDLWYKSAAIYAINVDTFRDADGDGVGDFSGLTSRVDYLHALGVTCVWLLPFYPSPNRDNRYDVADYYGVDPRLGTLGDFVDFLRVARERGIRVMIDLVVNHTSDQHPWFQAARADRASRYRDYYVWADEPPPNAREGMVFPGVEESTWSYDDVAGAWYFHRFYRFQPDLNLANPAVREEIRKIMGFWLELGVSGFRLDAAPFLIERKGVSAAVVEARRPHTFFRYMRSFLSWRRGDAALLAEANVLPDEVEDYVGSGDKLQLLFNFYANQHLFLSLATGRAAPLVEALGALPALPPSAQWANFLRNHDELDLGRLTDDDRGACYDAFAPDVDMRLYGRGVRRRLAPMLGNDRARLELAHSLMLALPGTPVLRYGDEIGMGDDLSLPEREGVRTPMQWTRGPNGGFSTAPPERLVRPMVTGEYGPDAVNVADQQRDPGSLLNWLQRALGVRHGCPEIGWGSGRAIAVDVPSVVAIRCDWRTRHAAVVPTPVGEIGAPDGPSAVITLHNLAPEPCTVCLAASDVGPGEVTELLTDRDYGRAPDLRGEVALGPYGYRWFRIATGDDRSTGPGR; via the coding sequence ATGCTCGGACCCGGTGACCTCTGGTACAAGTCGGCGGCGATCTACGCGATCAACGTCGACACCTTCCGCGACGCGGACGGCGACGGCGTCGGCGACTTCTCCGGCCTCACCTCGCGCGTGGACTACCTGCACGCGCTCGGCGTGACGTGCGTGTGGCTGCTGCCGTTCTACCCCTCGCCGAACCGCGACAACCGCTACGACGTCGCCGACTACTACGGCGTCGATCCGCGGCTGGGCACCCTCGGCGACTTCGTCGACTTCCTGCGCGTCGCGCGCGAGCGCGGCATCCGGGTGATGATCGACCTGGTCGTGAACCACACGTCGGACCAGCACCCGTGGTTCCAGGCCGCGCGCGCCGACCGCGCCTCGAGGTATCGCGACTACTACGTGTGGGCCGACGAGCCCCCGCCTAACGCGCGCGAGGGGATGGTCTTTCCCGGCGTCGAGGAGTCGACGTGGTCGTACGACGACGTCGCCGGCGCGTGGTACTTCCACCGGTTCTACCGCTTCCAGCCGGACCTCAACCTCGCGAACCCCGCCGTGCGCGAGGAGATCCGCAAGATCATGGGCTTCTGGCTGGAGCTCGGCGTCTCCGGGTTCCGGCTCGACGCGGCGCCGTTCCTCATCGAGCGCAAGGGCGTGAGCGCGGCGGTCGTCGAGGCGCGCCGGCCGCACACGTTCTTCCGCTACATGCGGAGCTTCCTGTCGTGGCGGCGCGGCGACGCGGCGCTGCTGGCCGAGGCGAACGTGCTCCCCGACGAGGTCGAGGACTACGTCGGCAGCGGCGACAAGCTGCAGCTCCTGTTCAACTTCTACGCGAACCAGCACCTCTTCCTCTCGCTCGCCACGGGCCGCGCGGCGCCGCTCGTCGAGGCGTTAGGCGCCCTGCCCGCGCTGCCGCCGAGCGCGCAGTGGGCGAACTTCCTGCGCAACCACGACGAGCTGGACCTCGGCCGTCTCACCGACGACGATCGCGGCGCGTGCTACGACGCGTTCGCGCCGGACGTCGACATGCGGCTCTACGGGCGCGGCGTGCGGCGCCGCCTCGCGCCGATGCTCGGCAACGACCGCGCGCGCCTCGAGCTCGCGCACTCGCTCATGCTCGCGCTCCCCGGCACGCCGGTGCTGCGCTACGGCGACGAGATCGGCATGGGCGACGACCTCTCGCTCCCCGAGCGCGAGGGCGTGCGCACGCCGATGCAGTGGACGCGCGGGCCGAACGGCGGCTTCTCGACGGCGCCGCCGGAGCGCCTCGTCCGCCCGATGGTGACCGGCGAGTACGGCCCCGACGCGGTGAACGTCGCGGATCAGCAGCGCGACCCGGGCTCGCTGCTGAACTGGCTCCAGCGTGCGTTGGGCGTGCGCCACGGCTGCCCGGAGATCGGCTGGGGGAGCGGCCGCGCGATCGCCGTGGACGTGCCGAGCGTCGTGGCGATCCGCTGCGACTGGCGCACGCGACACGCCGCGGTCGTGCCGACGCCGGTGGGCGAGATCGGCGCACCGGACGGGCCGAGCGCGGTGATCACGCTGCACAACCTCGCGCCCGAGCCGTGCACGGTGTGCCTCGCGGCGAGCGACGTCGGCCCGGGCGAGGTGACGGAGCTGCTCACCGACCGCGACTACGGCCGCGCGCCCGACCTGCGCGGCGAGGTGGCCCTCGGACCGTACGGCTACCGCTGGTTCCGGATCGCGACCGGTGACGATCGATCGACCGGACCGGGACGCTGA
- a CDS encoding acyl-CoA thioesterase → MYTAIETYRGVVYPWNVDHVGHMNVQFYTARFDEASWQFLGRLGLTPASLRDEGRAAVAADQHTQYRREVFGGSLVHVTTELLEVGRRSLRFVHRMYDSANDEEVATTEIVGVYFDLLRRVSVELPAIVRERIETLRLDPPVLTAKIA, encoded by the coding sequence ATGTATACAGCGATCGAGACCTACCGCGGCGTCGTCTACCCCTGGAACGTGGATCATGTGGGGCACATGAACGTGCAGTTCTACACGGCGCGGTTCGACGAGGCGTCGTGGCAGTTCCTCGGCCGCCTCGGCCTCACGCCGGCGTCGCTGCGCGACGAGGGGCGCGCCGCGGTCGCCGCGGACCAGCACACGCAGTACCGGCGCGAGGTGTTCGGCGGCTCGCTGGTGCACGTCACCACGGAGCTGCTCGAGGTCGGGCGGCGCAGCCTGCGGTTCGTGCACCGCATGTACGACAGCGCCAACGACGAGGAGGTCGCGACGACGGAGATCGTCGGCGTGTACTTCGACCTGCTGCGGCGCGTCTCGGTGGAGCTGCCGGCGATCGTGCGCGAGCGGATCGAGACGCTGCGCCTCGACCCGCCCGTGCTGACCGCGAAGATCGCCTGA
- a CDS encoding LytR/AlgR family response regulator transcription factor — protein sequence MAPGDVTAPVRVAIVDDEPDARERLRALLERRPEVRVVAECVDGADAVRALAERAGGDDAPELLFLDVQMPELDGFAALEGLADALGTSALPAVVFVTAFDAYALQAFDVSAADYLLKPYDRERFARALDRGVARARAARAARAAQTERGDGDMRALLALVRRERAAERFVVRRGGRIYFVRAADVDWLDAEGNYVRLHAGGAAHLVRDTLGAVESRLDPERFVRVHRSAIVNIDRVASLEPYFHGEYVVTMRDGTKLTSSRTYSARLRALLK from the coding sequence GTGGCGCCAGGCGACGTGACCGCGCCGGTGCGCGTCGCCATCGTCGACGACGAGCCGGACGCGCGCGAGCGGCTGCGCGCGCTGCTCGAGCGTCGCCCCGAGGTGCGCGTCGTCGCGGAGTGCGTCGACGGCGCCGACGCCGTGCGCGCGCTGGCCGAGCGGGCGGGCGGCGACGACGCGCCGGAGCTGCTCTTCCTCGACGTGCAGATGCCGGAGCTCGACGGGTTCGCCGCGCTCGAGGGGCTCGCCGACGCGTTAGGCACCTCGGCCCTCCCGGCCGTGGTGTTCGTGACCGCGTTCGACGCGTACGCGCTGCAGGCGTTCGACGTGAGCGCCGCCGACTACCTGTTGAAGCCGTACGACCGCGAGCGCTTCGCGCGCGCCCTCGACCGCGGCGTCGCCCGCGCCCGCGCCGCGCGCGCCGCGCGCGCCGCCCAGACCGAGCGGGGCGACGGCGACATGCGCGCGCTGCTCGCCCTCGTGCGCCGCGAGCGCGCGGCCGAGCGGTTCGTCGTGCGCCGCGGCGGCCGGATCTACTTCGTGCGCGCCGCGGACGTGGACTGGCTCGACGCCGAGGGCAACTACGTCCGCCTCCACGCCGGCGGCGCGGCGCACCTCGTGCGCGACACGCTCGGCGCCGTCGAATCGCGCCTCGACCCCGAGCGCTTCGTCCGCGTCCACCGCTCCGCCATCGTCAACATCGATCGCGTCGCCTCGCTCGAGCCGTACTTCCACGGCGAGTACGTCGTCACCATGCGCGACGGCACGAAGCTCACGTCCAGCCGGACGTATTCGGCGAGGCTCCGCGCGCTATTGAAGTGA
- a CDS encoding asparaginase — MRLRFHSTLALTLLGAASPLPAQRPRPHVHLVATGGTIASTNYYSGQSGKIGVEALLEAVPALDTVATITAQQFANVASTSITPAMWLALSRGIADTLRAHPDLAGVVVTHGTDTLEETAYFLDLTVADPRPVVVTGAMRPSDGVGIDGPANLLAAVRIAASPASRGRGTMVVLNDEIMAARDATKLNTVRPDAFAAPYRGDLGVADPERVVFHREPHRAPTFDLAGVSELPRVDVVYAYVGADGAAVDAFVAAGAKGLVVAGAGRGGTPSAMRQAIDRAMANGVVVVDGSRVGSGSVPVGEGVSRRGSGPAMVGTGDLNVQHARVLLMLALTKTTDAREVARMFAEHQ, encoded by the coding sequence ATGCGACTCCGCTTCCACTCGACGCTCGCGCTCACGCTGCTCGGCGCCGCGTCACCGCTCCCGGCGCAGCGGCCGCGCCCGCACGTCCACCTCGTCGCGACCGGCGGCACCATCGCGTCGACGAACTACTACTCGGGGCAGTCGGGGAAGATCGGCGTCGAGGCGCTGCTCGAGGCCGTGCCCGCGCTCGACACCGTCGCCACCATCACCGCGCAGCAGTTCGCGAACGTCGCCTCGACGAGCATCACGCCGGCGATGTGGCTCGCGCTGTCCCGCGGCATCGCCGACACGCTGCGCGCGCATCCCGACCTGGCGGGCGTCGTCGTCACGCACGGCACCGACACGCTCGAGGAGACGGCGTACTTCCTCGACCTCACCGTGGCCGATCCGCGTCCGGTCGTGGTCACGGGCGCGATGCGGCCGAGCGACGGCGTCGGCATCGACGGGCCGGCGAACCTGCTCGCCGCGGTGCGCATCGCCGCGAGCCCGGCGTCGCGCGGCCGCGGCACGATGGTGGTGCTGAACGACGAGATCATGGCGGCGCGCGACGCGACGAAGCTGAACACCGTGCGGCCCGACGCATTCGCCGCCCCGTACCGCGGGGACCTTGGCGTCGCCGATCCGGAGCGCGTGGTGTTCCACCGCGAGCCGCACCGCGCGCCGACGTTCGACCTCGCGGGCGTGTCGGAGCTGCCGCGGGTGGACGTCGTCTACGCGTACGTCGGCGCCGACGGCGCGGCGGTCGACGCGTTCGTCGCCGCGGGCGCGAAGGGTCTCGTGGTCGCCGGCGCGGGCCGCGGCGGCACCCCGAGCGCCATGCGGCAGGCGATCGACCGCGCGATGGCGAACGGCGTGGTGGTCGTCGACGGCAGCCGCGTCGGATCGGGGAGCGTGCCGGTCGGCGAGGGCGTGAGCCGACGCGGCAGCGGCCCGGCGATGGTGGGTACCGGAGACCTCAACGTGCAGCATGCGCGGGTGCTGCTCATGCTCGCGCTGACGAAGACGACTGACGCGCGGGAGGTGGCGAGGATGTTCGCGGAACATCAATGA
- a CDS encoding M20/M25/M40 family metallo-hydrolase, whose product MRLRPLGALGALLLAARALPAQTFPTDDPVLKRIWALGTDSSHTEQLAHVLFDSIGPRLTGTPLHKAANDWLVSTYKAWGIDARNEKVGTWRGWRRGWSHIDLVAPRVRTLEGTMLGYSPGTNGKPLVASTIVLPRFADSTAFVRWLPQAKGKLVLVSAPQPTCRSSDEITQFATPATKARLDSARAAVRAEWGGRNVRGTGYSLAIGTGELGMRLEEGGAAGVITSRPKDALGTIEIFETYDTKAPAIALSCEDYGLVFRLTEAGDQPKLRLDLDAQLLGEQPIFNTVAMVRGSEKPDEYVMLSAHFDSWDGSSGATDNGTGTLTMLEAMRILKQAYPHPKRTILVGHWTGEEEGEVGSKAFTEDHPEVLAGLQALFNQDNGTGRVVRMGGGGLPNAAEHIATWLDRVPTELKTQVNFSGPGFPAGGGSDDFSFACYGAPAFGLGALSWNYNSVTWHTNRDTYDKVIFDDLKSNATLTAMLVYLASEDPTKITRERVDLAAEAARLQQQAAQRPPNAPNAPNAPNAPNAPNAPNAPNAPNAPNAPNGAGRGFRGGPRTWPVCAKAPRTTDPRLK is encoded by the coding sequence ATGCGACTCCGCCCCCTCGGCGCCCTCGGCGCTCTGCTGCTCGCCGCGCGCGCGCTGCCCGCGCAGACCTTCCCCACCGACGACCCGGTGCTGAAACGCATTTGGGCGCTCGGAACGGACAGCTCCCACACCGAGCAGCTCGCGCACGTGCTGTTCGACTCGATCGGCCCGCGCCTGACCGGGACGCCGCTGCACAAGGCGGCGAACGACTGGCTCGTCTCGACCTACAAGGCGTGGGGCATCGACGCGCGCAACGAGAAGGTCGGCACGTGGCGCGGGTGGCGGCGCGGCTGGTCGCACATCGACCTCGTCGCGCCGCGCGTGCGCACGCTCGAGGGGACGATGCTCGGCTACAGCCCGGGCACGAACGGCAAGCCGCTCGTCGCGTCGACGATCGTGCTGCCGCGCTTCGCCGACAGCACGGCGTTCGTGCGCTGGCTGCCGCAGGCGAAGGGCAAGCTCGTGCTCGTGTCCGCGCCGCAGCCGACCTGCCGGTCGAGCGACGAGATCACGCAGTTCGCCACGCCGGCGACGAAGGCGCGGCTCGACAGCGCGCGCGCCGCGGTGCGCGCCGAGTGGGGCGGGCGCAACGTGCGCGGCACCGGCTACAGCCTCGCCATCGGCACGGGGGAGCTCGGCATGCGCCTCGAGGAGGGCGGCGCCGCCGGCGTGATCACGTCGCGGCCGAAGGACGCGCTCGGGACGATCGAGATCTTCGAGACGTACGACACGAAGGCGCCGGCGATCGCGCTGTCGTGCGAGGACTACGGGCTCGTGTTCCGTCTCACCGAGGCCGGCGACCAGCCGAAGCTTCGCCTCGATCTCGACGCGCAGCTCCTCGGCGAGCAGCCGATCTTCAACACCGTCGCCATGGTGCGCGGGTCGGAGAAGCCCGACGAGTACGTGATGCTCTCGGCGCACTTCGACTCGTGGGACGGCTCCAGCGGCGCGACGGACAACGGCACGGGCACGCTCACGATGCTCGAGGCGATGCGCATCCTGAAGCAGGCCTATCCGCACCCGAAGCGCACGATCCTCGTCGGCCACTGGACGGGCGAGGAGGAGGGCGAGGTCGGCTCGAAGGCGTTCACCGAGGACCACCCCGAGGTGCTCGCCGGATTGCAGGCGCTGTTCAACCAGGACAACGGCACGGGGCGCGTCGTGCGCATGGGCGGCGGCGGCCTGCCTAACGCGGCGGAGCACATCGCCACGTGGCTGGACCGCGTGCCGACGGAGCTGAAGACGCAGGTGAACTTCAGCGGTCCCGGCTTCCCGGCCGGCGGCGGCAGCGACGACTTCTCGTTCGCGTGCTACGGCGCGCCGGCGTTCGGGCTCGGCGCGCTGTCGTGGAACTACAACAGCGTCACCTGGCACACGAACCGCGACACGTACGACAAGGTGATCTTCGACGACCTGAAGTCGAACGCCACGCTGACGGCGATGCTCGTCTATCTCGCGAGCGAGGACCCGACCAAGATCACGCGCGAGCGCGTCGACCTCGCGGCCGAGGCGGCGCGGCTGCAGCAGCAGGCGGCGCAGCGGCCGCCGAACGCGCCGAACGCGCCGAACGCGCCGAACGCGCCGAACGCGCCGAACGCGCCGAACGCGCCGAACGCGCCGAACGCGCCTAACGCGCCGAACGGCGCCGGGCGTGGGTTCCGCGGCGGGCCGCGCACGTGGCCCGTGTGCGCGAAGGCGCCGCGCACGACGGATCCGCGGCTCAAGTAG
- a CDS encoding MarR family winged helix-turn-helix transcriptional regulator, with product MPSRPRSTTTARPPDDSVAAALDRFRRIFRALRLAARQVEQESALSPAQLFVLGQIAAEPGQSISELAGRTLTDRSSAAGMVDRLAARGLVRRVRSTEDRRRVELELTSDGEAVMARAPSSPTERLLAALEQLDAATVDRLAGDLGTLAQVMGAAEGPVTMLFEDDES from the coding sequence ATGCCGTCACGTCCCCGATCCACGACCACCGCTCGCCCGCCCGACGACAGCGTCGCCGCCGCGCTCGACCGCTTCCGCCGCATCTTCCGCGCGCTGCGGCTCGCCGCCCGGCAGGTGGAGCAAGAGAGCGCGCTGAGCCCGGCCCAGCTCTTCGTACTCGGCCAGATCGCCGCCGAGCCGGGGCAGTCGATCAGCGAGCTCGCGGGGCGCACGCTCACCGACCGGTCGTCGGCCGCGGGCATGGTCGACCGGCTCGCCGCGCGTGGCCTCGTGCGGCGCGTGCGCAGCACCGAGGACCGGCGGCGCGTGGAGCTCGAGCTCACCTCGGACGGCGAGGCGGTGATGGCGCGCGCCCCCAGCTCGCCGACCGAGCGGCTGCTCGCCGCGCTGGAGCAGCTCGACGCGGCGACGGTCGACCGGCTGGCGGGCGACCTGGGGACGCTCGCGCAGGTCATGGGCGCCGCCGAGGGGCCGGTGACGATGCTGTTCGAGGACGACGAGTCGTGA